The following proteins are co-located in the Triticum aestivum cultivar Chinese Spring chromosome 1A, IWGSC CS RefSeq v2.1, whole genome shotgun sequence genome:
- the LOC123071246 gene encoding collagen alpha-1(II) chain, whose protein sequence is MGVASPSPPPPAAAAANQARPPDPPTPTPAQPTGGGGGRGGMAVAPPSSPPPAAAAAAGSPNPTSTEGQGKMVVASPSTAPPPTDADGSQQPTYPEMIKQALTELGGTSGRIAIAAFILGRFKEGLPAAHDKLLRVHLRRLVSQGVVRGYGSEARACYVFPASNTKSRGRPRKSSTRLLLTASPTLPLPLPAPPTNEYEENLDLSLDTSSGGLRSSRGRPLLPALPAPKNLLDLSLVPQSGGSQISSDDDDDDDYSTSSDDDDDDDEDDYSSGDDKDDEYTPAHAYALIVHGAKRGRPRKRKRGPGRTRKLLLCANSSVTKKGRGRPRKKQKLGSSQAAFQNGTPGGGFSTPKRGRGRPRKDAQGLSTSVKRGRGRPRKDAQGLSTGVKKGRGRPRKESQGMSTGVKSGRGRPRKEPEDGVPEADSSETESDAESDSSLTGSDTESGSPNVSRWLKEGFGNPTTIATPPAAVRPASRGLNIGSLRPTIERPPPAARSPGTLVYSAASAGMKKPLGRPRKKGSSKAPAEAASTGIKKPRGRPRKERPPQAMSAQAGDAAAPAPETGNATPAPETGHVNPASETRDAAASAPEAEAGDASETRDAAASAPEAGDAAATAPGENGDAAAPAPDENGAGTPAKTGDGASTGIKRPRGRPRKERSPAPMSRETGDAAPDENGAATPAEAGDAASTGFKKPRGRPRKEKPPASISAETGDATPAGTGDAETGDATPAGTGDAETGDVTPTETGAATPAEGGNAASTGIKRPLGRPRKVKKFGRPRKEKPEEATMSDETGDDAGDARSAETGAATPGGDSASAGVKRGRGRPRKERPEAAISAESGDAETETERKKAKVARPTGDGGIKRGLGRPRKVKRGRPQKEKPASDDAMSTGIKGPLESPRSYYALSAGTGKAVSTGTLESPRTAEKPSAGDIVSMVMRRRRAMPRSEQPSEAGRVKSSGGIFGYVRESSGKQEKEGLASPGEGEKTPQTKEGVVAALGGGEETGLTADAPVSAEKAIAGDAAVVEGTGGATEACSDKLGSCAISEKSASGPRHVEAVGGATESSSNKLGRAGAVEAENAAEAGKVEKVESDKKPRVEGEGGEDKLGSAERCVVS, encoded by the exons atgggggtcgcctctccctcgccgccgccgcccgccgccgccgccgctaaccAAGCTCGCCCGCCGGATCCACCAACCCCCACCCCAGCCCAAccaacaggaggaggaggaggacggggaggcaTGGCGGTCGCCCCTCCTtcgtcgccgcctcccgccgccgccgccgccgccggcagcccgAATCCTACCTCCACCGAG GGCCAAGGAAAGATGGTGGTCGCCTCTCCTTCCACGGCGCCGCCGCCCACCGACGCCGACGGCAGCCAGCAGCCGACCTACCCCGAG ATGATTAAGCAGGCGCTGACGGAGCTGGGAGGCACCTCCGGCCGCATCGCCATCGCCGCCTTCATCCTCGGCCGCTTCAAGGAGGGCCTCCCCGCCGCCCACGACAAGCTCCTCAGGGTCCACCTCCGCCGCCTCGTCTCCCAAGGCGTCGTCCGCGGCTACGGATCAGAAGCCAGAGCTTGCTACGTCTTCCCGGCCTCCAACACCAAAAGCCGTGGCCGGCCCCGCAAGTCGTCGACCCGCCTCCTCCTCACCGCGTCGCCGACCCTGCCCCTCCCCCTCCCTGCGCCGCCCACCAACGAGTACGAGGAAAATTTGGATCTCAGTTTGGATACATCTTCTGGAGGATTACGGAGCAGTCGTGGCCGGCCCCTCTTGCCGGCACTCCCTGCGCCCAAGAATTTGTTGGATCTCAGTTTGGTTCCTCAATCTGGAGGGTCACAGATtagcagtgatgatgatgatgatgatgattactcCACttccagtgatgatgatgatgatgatgatgaagatgactacaGCAGTGGTGATGACAAGGATGATGAATACACTCCTGCGCATGCATATGCTTTGATCGTCCATGGAGCAAAGCGTGGACGCCCACGCAAGCGCAAGAGGGGGCCAGGCCGTACTCGTAAGCTTCTGCTGTGCGCAAATTCCTCAGTCACCAAGAAAGGCcgtgggaggccaaggaagaagcagaaacttGGCTCGTCACAAGCTGCTTTTCAGAATGGAACCCCAGGAGGTGGTTTCTCGACGCCCaagagagggcgtgggaggccgCGAAAGGATGCACAAGGGCTGTCAACCAGTGTCAAGAGAGGCCGTGGGAGACCGAGAAAGGATGCACAAGGGCTGTCAACCGGTGTCAAGAAAGGCCGTGGCAGACCGAGAAAGGAGTCACAAGGAATGTCAACGGGTGTCAAGAGTGGCCGTGGGAGGCCGAGAAAGGAGCCAGAAGATGGTGTCCCAGAAGCAGACTCTTCTGAAACTGAATCAGATGCAGAGTCAGACTCTTCTCTAACTGGGTCAGACACTGAGTCAGGCTCTCCAAATGTGTCGAGGTGGTTGAAGGAAGGGTTTGGGAATCCAACAACAATAGCGACGCCGCCAGCAGCAGTTAGGCCTGCGTCCAGGGGGCTCAATATAGGGTCTCTGAGGCCAACAATAGAGAGGCCACCACCAGCAGCAAGGTCTCCTGGAACTCTTGTTTACTCTGCTGCGTCCGCGGGAATGAAGAAACCGCTTGGGAGGCCAAGAAAGAAGGGATCATCAAAAGCGCCTGCTGAGGCTGCGTCCACGGGGATCAAGAAACCGCGTGGGAGACCGAGAAAGGAGAGACCACCACAAGCAATGTCTGCTCAAGCTGGAGATGCAGCAGCGCCTGCTCCTGAAACTGGAAATGCAACTCCTGCTCCTGAAACTGGACATGTGAACCCTGCTTCTGAAACTAGAGATGCAGCAGCATCtgctcctgaagctgaagctggagatgCTTCTGAAACTAGAGATGCAGCAGCATCTGCTCCTGAAGCTGGAGATGCAGCAGCGACTGCTCCTGGTGAAAATGGAGATGCAGCAGCGCCTGCTCCTGATGAAAATGGAGCAGGAACGCCTGCCAAAACTGGAGATGGTGCGTCGACGGGGATCAAGAGACCGCGTGGGAGGCCGAGAAAGGAGAGATCGCCAGCACCAATGTCTAGAGAAACTGGAGATGCAGCGCCTGATGAAAATGGAGCAGCAACGCCTGCTGAAGCTGGAGATGCTGCTTCAACTGGATTCAAGAAACCGCGTGGGAGGCCGAGAAAGGAGAAACCACCTGCATCAATCTCTGCTGAAACTGGAGATGCAACCCCTGCTGGGACTGGTGATGCTGAAACTGGAGATGCAACCCCTGCTGGGACTGGTGATGCTGAAACTGGAGATGTAACCCCTACTGAAACTGGAGCAGCAACGCCTGCTGAAGGTGGAAATGCTGCATCGACAGGGATCAAGAGACCGCTTGGAAGGCCTAGAAAGGTGAAGAAGTTTGGGAGGCCAAGAAAGGAGAAGCCAGAAGAGGCAACAATGTCTGATGAAACTGGAGATGATGCTGGAGATGCAAGGTCTGCTGAAACTGGAGCAGCAACGCCCGGTGGAGACTCTGCGTCGGCGGGGGTCAAGAGAGGGCGTGGACGGCCAAGAAAGGAGAGGCCAGAGGCAGCGATTTCTGCTGAAAGTGGAGATGCcgaaacagaaacagaaaggaaGAAGGCAAAAGTAGCAAGGCCGACTGGAGATGGTGGGATCAAGAGAGGGCTCGGGAGGCCGAGGAAGGTGAAGCGTGGGAGGCCCCAAAAGGAGAAGCCAGCATCAGACGATGCCATGTCAACGGGAATCAAGGGACCGCTCGAGTCTCCAAGATCATACTATGCATTATCTGCCGGAACTGGAAAAGCCGTGTCAACGGGAACGCTGGAGAGCCCAAGGACGGCGGAGAAGCCGTCGGCAGGCGACATCGTGTCGATGGTGATGAGGAGAAGGCGTGCGATGCCCAGGAGCGAGCAGCCCTCTGAAGCTGGGCGCGTGAAATCCTCTGGCGGGATTTTTGGATACGTGCGAGAATCCAGTGGTAAACAAGAGAAAGAGGGCCTGGCATCACCTGGTGAGGGGGAGAAAACACCACAGACCAAGGAAGGTGTGGTGGCTGCTTTGGGGGGCGGTGAGGAAACTGGGCTTACTGCAGATGCGCCGGTTTCTGCAGAGAAGGCAATAGCGGGTGATGCCGCTGTGGTTGAGGGAACTGGAGGTGCGACTGAAGCTTGTTCTGATAAGCTGGGTTCTTGTGCAATTTCAGAGAAGTCGGCGAGTGGTCCTCGGCATGTGGAGGCTGTAGGAGGTGCGACAGAATCTTCATCTAATAAGCTGGGGCGTGCAGGTGCAGTGGAAGCAGAGAATGCAGCGGAAGCAGGGAAAGTGGAGAAGGTTGAATCTGATAAGAAGCCTCgtgtggagggggaggggggagaagaCAAGCTGGGATCTGCAGAAAGATGTGTGGTTAGTTGA